The Rhodothermales bacterium genome includes the window CGCTGATCATCGAGAGATACCAGTACGAACCGTCGGGCTCGACCGCCACGTGGTGCGGCTTGGCATTCTCGGGGTAGCCGAGCTCGGTCAGGTCGACGGTATCGACAATCTCGTTGGTCGCCGCGTCGATCACGGTGACCTTGGCCTCGCCCTGGTTGCACACGTAGATGTAGTCCGTGTCGACTACGGTTGTGACGGTCTGTGCGGATGACGCGCAGCCGAGCAGCAGGCAGACCAGGAGCAGAGCAGACGTAAGGGTAGCTTTCATTTCAGGGGCAGCCGTGTTGTCCGTCTGAAAACGTGGGGCAGACGGAGAAAGATGCAGGAATGGCGACGGGCGGCCGGTGCGATTTTAAGGAAGACGGATCCGCCCCACCAGTGCGGAATTGGGTCGGACGTGGAAGTCCCCTCGCCAAACTGTCCGGATTGCTCATGCGCTGCGGAATCGCTCGGCAGAATTCCGGACACGCATGTCTTCGGGGGCTTGTTCAGCGAAGAGGTGGTGCCTGGCGGACATCTATATCGCTGTAAGACATGCAGCCTGGGGTTTCGACACCCGGTGATGACTCGCGCGCAGCTGGCGGAAATGTACCAGACCGTCGACCCGGCCCTGTGGGCCTACGAGCCCCAACAGCGATCCGACTGGGTGCTCACTCGAGCGTTTCTCCCGTCCTCGGCGGCTCACCTCGACGTCGGCTGCTTCGATGGTGCGTTTCAGCGCTGGCTCGGCGTATCCGACCTGGCATTCGGCATAGAGATCAACGCCGGCGCTTCGGACAGGGCACGGCGATCCGGCATCACCATTCTGGGGGCCACGGCAGCCGACCTGCCCGAGCATGCACGATTCGACGCCATCACGGCTTTCGACGTGATCGAGCATGTGCATGACCCATTGGCGTTCGTCAGATCCCTTGCGAACCACCTCAATCCCGGCGGCCGGCTGATCCTGAGCAGCGGCAATCTGGACGCTCCAAGCTGGCAGGTCATGGGCGCGGCCTATTGGTACTCGGCTCTGGCCGAGCACCTCTGCTTCATCAGCCCGAAATGGAGCGCCAACGCGGCATCGGCGTCCGGTCTCCTGCTCGAAGAAGTGAT containing:
- a CDS encoding class I SAM-dependent methyltransferase, which gives rise to MTRAQLAEMYQTVDPALWAYEPQQRSDWVLTRAFLPSSAAHLDVGCFDGAFQRWLGVSDLAFGIEINAGASDRARRSGITILGATAADLPEHARFDAITAFDVIEHVHDPLAFVRSLANHLNPGGRLILSSGNLDAPSWQVMGAAYWYSALAEHLCFISPKWSANAASASGLLLEEVIPFSHAGEASLTKRVAEVAKNLLYRASPHFSVWLRKRGMGEYDLDQYPGMALYPPIWLTARDQILVVMRQPA